Proteins encoded in a region of the Aptenodytes patagonicus chromosome Z, bAptPat1.pri.cur, whole genome shotgun sequence genome:
- the LRRC19 gene encoding leucine-rich repeat-containing protein 19: MLPLRSNRKALNMKLSWLVIWAGTLFSNPVTADCNITSQTVTCEESGKNLHNIPTNLVQNVTKLSLKNNKITLKDSDKDILRSFINLTELYLNENMITVLYSNSFFNLTKLIVLDISNNHISTVHKAAFAGLNQLSVLNLSYNAIIQLDSDVFTSLKSLTVLNLQYNFLKSFHIKPSFKLIKIILAGNPWTCSCDLLVLQIWLTASNVTMENENSTTCTFPNTEEKFSIKTATIQPADCKIEKASLENTVTSTSAIKLKSSALLTALTPSNITGNNGTHAELPLLGKSWTFLAGVLGFVLSTTLLIFTAVKCPTWYRYLISYSHRRLEENDPEMFEQEFSADMSSSPTVTDTNNEDPIVIFEEINAFVPGEDGFIEDKYIDSYVTEES; encoded by the exons ATGCTGCCTCTAAGAAGCAACAGAAAG GCTCTAAACATGAAACTCTCTTGGCTTGTGATCTGGGCTGGAACACTGTTTTCGAATCCAGTCACTGCTGACTGCAACATTACTTCTCAAACT GTTACTTGTGAGGAGTCTGGAAAGAACCTCCATAATATCCCCACTAACCTTGTCCAAAACGTTACTAAATTAAgcctcaaaaataataaaatcacttTAAAAGATAGTGACAAAGACATTCTTCGAAGTTTTATTAACCTCACTGAACTTTATCTGAATGAAAACATGATTACTGTGCTGTATAGTAACAGCTTCTTCAATCTGACAAAACTCATAGTTCTAGATATCAGCAACAATCATATTAGCACAGTTCATAAAGCAGCATTTGCAGGATTAAATCAACTGTCAGTTTTGAATCTGTCCTATAACGCGATTATTCAACTAGATTCAGACGTATTTACTTCTCTAAAAAGTCTGACAGTTTTAAATCTACAGTATaactttctgaaatcttttcatataaaaccatcttttaaattgattaaaataattttagctggAAACCCATGGACCTGCTCCTGTGACCTCCTTGTTTTACAGATATGGCTAACTGCCTCCAATGTGACAATGG aaaatgaaaacagcactACATGTACATTCCCAAACACTGAGGAAAAATTCTCCATCAAGACGGCAACTATCCAACCAGCTGACTGCAAAATTGAAAAAGCTTCTTTAGAAAACACTGTAACTTCCACTTCTGCCATTAAGCTTAAAAGTAGTGCCTTACTAACAGCTCTGACTCCAAGCAACATCACTGGAAACAATGGAACACATGCAG AGTTACCACTTCTTGGCAAAAGTTGGACCTTCCTAGCGGGTGTCCTAGGGTTTGTCCTAAGCACTACACTCCTGATTTTTACTGCTGTAAAATGCCCAACATGGTATCGCTATTTGATCAGCTACAGTCACCGTCGTCTGGAAGAAAATGACCCAGAGATGTTTGAACAGGAGTTCTCAGCTGACATGAGTTCTTCTCCTACAGTAACAGATACAAACAATGAAGATCCCATAGTAATATTTGAGGAAATTAATGCATTTGTGCCTGGGGAAGATGGATTTATTGAGGACAAATACATAGATTCTTATGTAACTGAGGAGAGTTAA